The following coding sequences lie in one Leptospira inadai serovar Lyme str. 10 genomic window:
- a CDS encoding chemotaxis protein CheW, whose protein sequence is MKEGGSIKQLLSFTLVGELYGIELEDCKEVDHNKNILKVPHSPEHVLGIVNLRGDVVTILNLMALFGKDWNFIENKSSLIRLKGKKESFAILADSISDIVEIPEENLEPCPSHLNEKESKFIDHISIIKSETIIIVNQQELLRIADE, encoded by the coding sequence ATGAAGGAGGGAGGTTCCATTAAACAATTGCTATCATTCACCTTAGTGGGGGAACTTTACGGGATTGAATTAGAGGACTGTAAAGAAGTAGATCATAATAAAAACATACTAAAGGTTCCGCATTCACCCGAGCATGTCCTCGGAATCGTAAATTTAAGAGGAGATGTCGTCACGATACTCAATCTGATGGCATTGTTCGGAAAGGATTGGAATTTTATCGAAAATAAAAGTTCTCTAATTCGCTTAAAGGGAAAAAAAGAATCGTTTGCCATTCTCGCGGACAGCATTTCCGACATCGTCGAGATTCCGGAGGAGAATCTAGAACCCTGTCCCTCTCACTTAAATGAGAAAGAAAGCAAGTTCATCGATCATATCTCGATTATCAAGAGTGAAACGATCATAATTGTAAATCAGCAAGAACTATTACGAATAGCAGATGAATAA
- a CDS encoding methyl-accepting chemotaxis protein codes for MLGLTSQKKNIESERKQLSVAVTDREVMMIDGTTLVSMTDLKGKVTYANKEFLEIAGLTESELIDKPHNVVRHPDIPRSVFHDFWSTIQSGKPWRGIVKNRSKNGDHYWVDANVAPKFENGSIVGYMSVRRKPTRKQIDEASKLYKNILSGITRFPSTNSKKLSIRLKLLSSVFLSSVVVAVLVVFPHFGIPPVYSYILGSVTIIFQCAVAPYFLSYSILKPIQNASNIANRIASGDLSVNISHNRNDEIGELEKSILNMLINTAALISRLKENGNILFQSSSDLSGASLNLSSGIEQMSQQSQTIAAAATQMNQNLNMITSSIEEMSVSVGEVAKKAADSAKIAREANSTALETGGVVKELGDNAREIGNVIESISNIAAQTKLLALNAAIEAAGAGEAGRGFAVVASEVKELARQSAESSEEIKNKISAIQKSTERVTESIGKITSVIAEVNQISGSIASAVEEQSITTKEIAANVSQTSMTSNDVTKNINGISTASLDGAKESNNVSNLAKSLQSLAEVLTTLVAQFKISNTAN; via the coding sequence ATGTTAGGATTAACGTCACAAAAAAAGAACATTGAATCCGAAAGAAAACAACTTTCGGTCGCCGTAACCGACAGAGAGGTCATGATGATCGACGGCACCACATTGGTGTCTATGACCGATTTGAAAGGAAAAGTCACTTACGCCAACAAGGAATTTTTAGAGATAGCCGGATTAACGGAATCGGAACTTATCGATAAACCGCATAATGTGGTTCGACACCCGGATATCCCTCGCAGCGTTTTCCATGATTTTTGGTCCACAATACAAAGCGGAAAACCATGGCGAGGAATCGTAAAAAACAGAAGTAAGAACGGGGACCATTATTGGGTGGATGCGAACGTTGCACCTAAATTTGAAAACGGCAGCATCGTAGGATATATGTCCGTAAGGAGAAAGCCGACCCGTAAGCAAATTGACGAGGCATCAAAGCTTTATAAAAATATATTGTCCGGTATAACGCGATTCCCGTCAACGAACTCCAAAAAACTATCGATTAGGCTTAAATTATTATCTTCCGTATTCCTAAGTTCCGTAGTCGTTGCTGTGTTGGTAGTCTTTCCTCATTTCGGAATCCCGCCCGTCTATTCCTATATTTTAGGTTCGGTAACGATCATTTTTCAATGCGCGGTGGCTCCGTACTTTCTCAGCTACAGTATTTTAAAACCGATTCAGAACGCCAGCAATATCGCCAACCGGATCGCAAGCGGGGACCTTTCAGTTAACATTTCGCATAATCGAAATGATGAAATCGGTGAATTGGAAAAATCGATTCTCAATATGTTGATCAATACAGCCGCTCTTATCTCGCGATTGAAAGAAAACGGAAACATACTGTTTCAGTCTTCCAGCGATCTATCCGGCGCCAGTTTGAATTTGTCTTCGGGAATCGAACAGATGTCCCAACAGTCTCAGACGATTGCGGCCGCCGCCACTCAAATGAATCAAAACCTGAATATGATCACAAGCTCGATCGAAGAAATGTCCGTTTCGGTTGGCGAGGTCGCCAAGAAAGCCGCTGATTCGGCGAAGATCGCTAGGGAAGCAAACAGCACGGCTCTAGAAACCGGCGGAGTAGTTAAAGAATTAGGCGATAACGCACGAGAAATCGGTAATGTAATCGAGAGCATTTCAAATATTGCGGCGCAAACCAAACTTTTAGCGCTGAACGCCGCAATCGAAGCCGCTGGAGCCGGAGAGGCCGGGAGAGGGTTTGCCGTAGTCGCATCGGAAGTTAAAGAATTGGCGAGGCAATCGGCGGAATCGTCGGAAGAAATCAAAAATAAAATCTCAGCCATTCAAAAAAGTACGGAGCGGGTTACGGAATCGATCGGAAAAATCACTTCCGTTATCGCCGAGGTGAACCAAATCAGCGGTAGCATTGCCTCGGCCGTGGAAGAGCAGTCCATTACGACTAAAGAGATAGCTGCCAACGTTAGTCAGACGTCCATGACATCCAACGACGTGACTAAAAACATAAACGGTATTTCCACGGCTTCATTGGACGGTGCGAAAGAATCCAATAACGTATCGAACCTCGCGAAATCGCTTCAATCCTTGGCGGAAGTCCTAACCACGTTAGTCGCACAGTTTAAAATTTCGAATACGGCGAATTAA
- the cheB gene encoding chemotaxis-specific protein-glutamate methyltransferase CheB — protein sequence MASSVEPKNQRKRITVFAVDDSLIYRNLLRSAIMSEPEFEFVGAAIDGIFALPKISYLKPDFVVMDVEMPQMNGLDALAEIKKSNPETRVIMFSSLTSEGAKTTLQALDMGALDFVAKPSHMTKGNAGINETLGLLSDKIKAIYAQELVRFQDRKIGTLSGESELKPKRKFNICGIGISTGGPAALRELLSKLKPDLRGIIIIAQHMPSGFTKYLAENLTASSDFIVKEVSDGEILEEGSIYVAPGGMQLEVIRDKRGVIGKVYQGPLQELCKPSVNILFNSLAENFSNESVGVIMTGMGEDGYLGMKKMKENGAYLIAQSKETCLVYGMPNKPVKEGIVNEVLSIDSIAERISNFLSKDLT from the coding sequence ATGGCAAGTAGCGTGGAACCTAAGAATCAAAGAAAAAGAATCACCGTCTTTGCCGTGGACGATTCCCTCATTTATCGTAATTTACTTCGATCCGCAATCATGAGCGAACCGGAATTCGAATTTGTGGGAGCCGCAATTGATGGAATCTTCGCTTTGCCGAAGATAAGTTATTTAAAACCCGACTTCGTAGTAATGGACGTCGAAATGCCTCAAATGAACGGACTAGATGCTTTAGCCGAAATTAAAAAGAGCAATCCTGAGACTCGCGTAATTATGTTCAGTTCCCTCACGTCGGAGGGAGCGAAAACGACGCTACAGGCATTGGACATGGGGGCGCTGGATTTTGTCGCTAAACCTTCGCACATGACGAAAGGTAATGCCGGTATAAACGAAACGCTCGGATTATTATCGGATAAAATCAAAGCTATTTACGCGCAAGAGCTAGTGCGATTTCAGGATCGTAAAATCGGAACGCTCTCCGGTGAATCGGAATTAAAACCGAAGAGAAAATTCAATATCTGCGGGATTGGCATATCGACGGGCGGACCGGCGGCATTACGAGAGCTTCTCTCAAAGTTAAAACCGGATTTAAGGGGAATTATAATAATCGCTCAGCATATGCCGTCCGGATTTACGAAATATTTGGCGGAGAATCTTACGGCGAGTAGCGACTTCATCGTAAAAGAAGTCTCGGATGGGGAAATTTTAGAGGAAGGATCCATCTACGTCGCGCCAGGGGGGATGCAATTAGAAGTAATAAGAGATAAGCGGGGAGTGATCGGAAAAGTTTATCAAGGACCGTTACAAGAGTTATGCAAGCCTTCGGTGAATATTCTATTCAATTCGCTTGCCGAAAATTTTTCGAACGAATCGGTGGGGGTGATTATGACGGGAATGGGAGAGGATGGATATCTCGGAATGAAGAAAATGAAAGAAAACGGAGCCTACCTAATCGCACAAAGTAAAGAAACATGTCTTGTTTACGGCATGCCTAATAAACCCGTGAAAGAAGGCATCGTTAACGAAGTTCTAAGCATCGATTCGATCGCGGAACGAATTTCAAATTTTCTATCCAAGGACCTAACGTAA
- a CDS encoding CheR family methyltransferase, producing the protein MSEEILKFMTALKKDTGLSLNEEKIYLIESRLSGLMEDYKMSSYQELTDRFQNRSDREFREKVIDKITTHETKFFRDDGLFEALVSRIIPELLEQRVQSNANSIGSYLKIWCAACSTGQEPYSIAMEIKEKAPEIFKKTRIFASDIAYDTLIKAKSGIYSNFEISRGLDTKYLNKYFTKISDTEYQIDDEIKSIVEYKYQNLISDDFPTGFDLILCRNVSYYFDHDDRRRLFKKIQKSMNPDSFLILGSAESITDYSSTFIVREFGKFRYYELNPTNVTFFSKGA; encoded by the coding sequence ATGAGCGAAGAAATTCTAAAATTTATGACCGCTTTAAAAAAAGATACCGGGCTATCCTTAAACGAGGAGAAAATTTATCTGATCGAGAGCAGACTTTCGGGACTGATGGAAGACTATAAAATGTCATCCTATCAGGAATTAACCGATCGATTTCAAAACCGCTCGGATAGGGAATTCCGCGAAAAAGTCATCGATAAAATCACGACCCACGAAACCAAATTCTTTCGCGACGATGGACTCTTCGAAGCATTGGTATCGCGAATCATTCCCGAGCTATTAGAACAACGAGTCCAATCCAATGCGAATTCGATCGGAAGCTACTTAAAAATATGGTGTGCAGCCTGCTCGACCGGCCAGGAACCGTATTCGATCGCAATGGAAATTAAAGAGAAGGCACCGGAAATATTTAAGAAAACCAGAATCTTCGCCTCGGATATCGCGTATGACACTCTCATAAAGGCAAAAAGCGGAATTTACAGCAATTTCGAAATTAGTCGAGGCCTCGATACAAAATATCTTAATAAATATTTTACTAAAATATCTGATACTGAATATCAGATTGACGACGAGATAAAATCGATCGTGGAATATAAATATCAAAATCTAATATCGGACGATTTTCCGACCGGATTCGATCTGATTCTATGTAGGAATGTATCGTATTATTTCGATCATGACGATCGAAGAAGGCTATTTAAGAAGATCCAGAAATCGATGAATCCGGATAGCTTTCTTATCCTCGGTTCGGCCGAATCCATTACGGATTATTCATCCACGTTCATAGTGCGTGAATTCGGAAAATTTAGATACTACGAATTAAATCCGACAAATGTAACGTTTTTTTCGAAAGGAGCTTAA
- a CDS encoding response regulator, protein MATAKILAVDDSATMRSLVQQTLGLGGYEVILAVNGREGMEKLDMEPVDLVITDINMPVMDGISFIKEVRKKNQTIPILTLTTESEEDIKRQGEEAGADGWIIKPFRPVQFLDIIKQVLH, encoded by the coding sequence ATGGCTACAGCAAAAATTCTAGCGGTCGACGATTCGGCTACTATGAGGAGTCTCGTTCAGCAGACTCTCGGTTTGGGCGGTTATGAAGTTATTCTTGCCGTTAACGGAAGGGAAGGGATGGAGAAACTCGATATGGAGCCCGTCGATCTAGTGATCACCGATATCAATATGCCGGTGATGGACGGAATTTCATTTATCAAGGAAGTCAGAAAAAAGAATCAAACGATTCCGATCCTGACTCTGACAACGGAATCGGAAGAGGACATTAAACGGCAAGGAGAGGAGGCAGGCGCCGACGGCTGGATCATAAAGCCGTTCCGCCCCGTTCAATTTTTGGATATTATCAAACAAGTCCTTCACTAA
- a CDS encoding sensor histidine kinase: MNTVEQNKSNNILSLPQLTTIIHASGFATSDVLYGEISSLGQIRLIPTGSIEESIETCINLQPQIILLDLDLIRPDLNSNLKLLRRLCSDALVILIVSNNQSISELSHIDWIWSYIKRDNLQENLKERISEALQFIKENSERIQLGSRRNENLSSELEWLIWKESSSGITELELGKGILTSLTRSMFQGLGIGSLVGQLDLCEFFMQEDEGFVRIPEKLLSVVLNTKNLLRDRIEKIEYFKKYLDRSIEKQTMKSSDIRTYIEEIIRTLSPLLEIKKQSIVIMKEFESIDLICNRDFLHFSITEILVNAMKFSPDNSEIVVSFVKSEDTCSLLFKNDVSSFIEGGPGIPNEYYYKVFEPFFRLNNLYDERFYSNELGMGIGLNVVRNLAKQIDCRTYLYEIKKTNREDKTRRVAIELKFKLVSLKKEQNSLRVYEDGKIRKTHSPF, from the coding sequence ATGAATACAGTCGAACAAAATAAATCCAACAATATCCTTTCATTACCGCAGTTAACGACGATTATACACGCGAGCGGCTTTGCGACTTCGGACGTACTATACGGCGAAATATCGAGCTTAGGTCAGATACGCTTGATTCCGACCGGATCGATCGAAGAATCGATAGAAACATGTATAAATCTTCAACCGCAGATAATTCTACTCGATTTGGATTTAATTCGTCCTGATTTGAATTCGAACTTAAAATTGTTACGTAGATTATGCTCGGATGCACTCGTTATTCTAATAGTTTCGAACAACCAATCGATCTCGGAATTGAGCCATATCGATTGGATTTGGTCCTATATTAAGCGCGATAATCTCCAAGAAAATCTAAAGGAGAGAATCTCTGAGGCATTACAGTTTATAAAAGAAAATTCGGAGCGAATCCAGTTAGGAAGCAGACGGAACGAAAATCTTTCCTCGGAATTGGAATGGTTAATTTGGAAGGAATCTTCATCGGGTATTACGGAATTGGAATTAGGTAAAGGAATCCTTACTAGTCTTACTCGAAGTATGTTTCAGGGACTCGGAATCGGATCATTGGTCGGTCAACTAGATTTATGCGAATTTTTTATGCAAGAAGACGAAGGTTTTGTAAGAATTCCGGAAAAATTACTCTCGGTCGTGCTTAATACCAAAAATCTACTGAGGGATAGAATCGAAAAAATAGAATATTTCAAAAAGTATTTAGATCGTTCCATCGAAAAACAAACGATGAAGTCATCGGACATTAGAACGTACATAGAGGAGATAATACGAACACTTAGCCCGTTGCTTGAAATAAAAAAGCAGTCTATCGTAATTATGAAAGAATTCGAATCGATCGATTTGATCTGCAATCGAGATTTTCTACATTTTTCCATAACCGAAATTCTTGTGAATGCTATGAAATTTTCCCCGGATAATTCGGAGATCGTGGTTTCCTTCGTTAAGAGCGAAGATACCTGTAGCCTCTTGTTCAAGAATGACGTGAGTTCCTTTATTGAAGGAGGCCCGGGAATCCCGAACGAATATTATTATAAAGTATTCGAACCTTTCTTCCGACTCAATAATCTTTATGACGAGCGATTCTATTCTAACGAATTGGGAATGGGAATAGGATTGAATGTGGTTAGAAATCTTGCAAAGCAAATCGACTGCAGAACTTATCTGTATGAAATTAAGAAAACGAATCGGGAAGACAAAACGCGAAGGGTGGCAATTGAATTAAAATTCAAATTGGTTTCTTTAAAAAAGGAACAAAATTCTCTGAGGGTTTACGAAGATGGGAAGATCAGAAAAACGCATTCACCTTTTTAA
- a CDS encoding DUF1577 domain-containing protein translates to MGRSEKRIHLFKESIYVTNFKSSEFSENLSEDAEKSVYLRNLFEKYSNMLRKTPVGNVSIDFFRKEQDERFHSVQVTGKTLLVSDSSNRDSYSENDRGPLSYSSTLNESVSSELIIPILVQEGESKKRPLAYIHVVSVENRFTKETAQELESLAVEISQNIEEWGREKISQRFIVSDISQNGIGFEIPPAVSKDNLSRFKKYAFKLALPNQRPFLLEGTLRWWAKSESGNMNVGLKLERKDRDEIEKQRFEIAIKHLEKSLDRSDSYSNRRGVQSRISGYKMNSSSSLLYVDPDPYFSKRANELFKNEDLVLIFAGSLTEGLVQCAKWSPAVVVTEIESKKIHVLDYLKALRKISPGSLIITYSKMEHTSLSLSSFNWIWAQLLKKKQEKQLLESVKNALSWYKDKISTYQNVLQDEKNLAGEIDWLIWKDYQRNSDQMTVGKNILNSISHSSSQGIGLGSLISYLDLAEFSLKRDENDCLISKDLMKSILENKNMMRSWTEKLDKLKGMFDLKISPEALDVEEVQSIIKQTISDLHKTAKIKNNYIVCKDKHLEYKIKCNRSFLAFSIKEILVNAMKFSPEHSKIQVIMYPEKSMLNVDIINEIDRDKTGIRGIPKEYSEKLFEPFFRMNHTYDERFQEADFGFGIGLNLVQNLAKQIGNTVGISEIKDYSGSKPANKIATKIQVPIL, encoded by the coding sequence ATGGGAAGATCAGAAAAACGCATTCACCTTTTTAAAGAAAGCATTTACGTAACTAATTTTAAATCATCCGAGTTCTCCGAAAATCTGAGTGAAGATGCCGAAAAATCCGTTTATTTGAGGAATTTATTCGAAAAATATTCAAATATGCTTCGGAAAACGCCTGTCGGTAATGTCTCAATCGATTTTTTTCGGAAGGAGCAGGATGAGCGCTTTCATTCGGTTCAAGTCACAGGAAAGACTTTGCTAGTATCCGATAGTTCGAATAGAGATTCCTATTCGGAAAACGATCGCGGTCCACTCAGTTATTCATCAACGTTAAACGAAAGCGTTTCCTCGGAGCTGATTATTCCGATCCTGGTTCAAGAGGGAGAATCGAAAAAGAGACCGCTTGCATATATTCATGTGGTTTCGGTAGAGAATCGATTTACGAAAGAAACCGCGCAGGAGCTCGAATCTCTTGCGGTTGAAATTTCTCAAAATATAGAGGAATGGGGTCGGGAAAAAATATCGCAAAGGTTTATCGTTAGCGACATTTCACAAAACGGTATCGGGTTCGAGATTCCTCCCGCCGTCTCGAAAGATAATTTGAGCCGCTTTAAAAAATATGCATTTAAACTGGCTTTACCTAACCAGCGACCGTTTCTTCTGGAAGGAACTTTAAGATGGTGGGCAAAATCGGAAAGCGGAAATATGAACGTCGGATTGAAACTCGAGCGGAAGGATCGAGACGAAATAGAAAAGCAAAGATTCGAAATCGCGATAAAGCACCTGGAAAAATCGCTCGATAGATCGGACTCCTATTCGAATAGGCGCGGGGTCCAATCTCGCATCTCCGGCTATAAAATGAATTCTTCTAGCTCTCTCTTATATGTCGATCCGGATCCGTATTTCTCTAAGAGGGCGAATGAACTATTTAAAAACGAGGATTTGGTGCTGATATTCGCGGGTTCTCTGACGGAAGGACTAGTACAGTGTGCAAAATGGTCTCCGGCGGTGGTCGTGACCGAGATCGAATCCAAGAAGATTCACGTATTAGATTATCTGAAAGCTCTGCGAAAAATCTCTCCCGGAAGCTTGATTATCACCTACTCCAAAATGGAGCATACGAGCTTGAGCCTAAGCTCGTTCAATTGGATATGGGCCCAACTACTGAAGAAGAAGCAGGAAAAGCAATTATTGGAGTCCGTAAAAAACGCCTTAAGTTGGTACAAGGACAAGATCAGCACGTATCAAAATGTTCTTCAGGACGAAAAGAATCTAGCGGGAGAAATCGATTGGTTAATTTGGAAGGACTATCAAAGAAATTCAGATCAAATGACGGTCGGGAAAAATATCCTAAACAGCATTTCACATAGTTCTTCCCAGGGGATCGGCCTCGGCTCACTAATTTCCTATTTAGATCTCGCCGAATTTTCCCTGAAACGGGACGAGAACGACTGTCTGATTTCGAAGGATTTAATGAAATCAATCCTCGAAAACAAAAACATGATGAGGAGTTGGACGGAAAAATTGGACAAGTTAAAGGGCATGTTTGATTTGAAAATTTCCCCGGAAGCGTTGGACGTCGAGGAAGTTCAATCGATCATCAAGCAAACCATTTCCGATTTACATAAAACGGCAAAAATAAAGAACAATTATATCGTCTGCAAGGATAAGCATCTGGAATACAAGATAAAATGTAACCGAAGTTTCCTTGCATTTTCGATCAAAGAAATTCTAGTAAACGCGATGAAATTCTCTCCCGAGCATTCGAAGATACAAGTCATTATGTATCCGGAAAAATCCATGTTAAACGTCGATATCATCAACGAAATCGACAGGGACAAAACCGGCATTCGCGGAATTCCGAAAGAGTATTCCGAGAAATTATTCGAACCTTTTTTCAGAATGAATCATACATATGACGAGCGGTTTCAGGAGGCCGATTTCGGTTTTGGAATCGGTTTGAATTTAGTTCAAAACCTGGCGAAGCAGATCGGTAATACCGTTGGAATATCCGAAATAAAAGATTATTCCGGATCGAAACCCGCAAACAAAATTGCGACCAAAATACAAGTACCGATTCTTTAG
- the ispH gene encoding 4-hydroxy-3-methylbut-2-enyl diphosphate reductase: MLQTIYLANPRGFCAGVKYAISYVEQVQAQSSEQIYVRKEIVHNRRVVEDMKKRGIRFISELDEAPDGATVIFSAHGVSPAVVEDAKLRNMQIGDATCPLVTRVHRKARRYKEEYQIIYIGHQGHDEAIGTMGEAQMFLVESPEDVEKLVDKINPENPITYLMQTTLSVADTQLIVKKIAELFPTVEHPTKDDICYATTERQEAVAQMMDSIDAMLVIGADNSSNSLRLLQLAQKSKPASFKVTSADDLNKEYLINNRIKTLGITAGASTPQILVDEIIDKLRHFYPEVSVQLFPESREDSMSFKLPAKLLN, encoded by the coding sequence ATGCTTCAGACCATTTACTTAGCCAATCCCAGAGGTTTTTGTGCCGGTGTTAAATACGCGATTTCGTATGTGGAGCAAGTGCAAGCGCAATCGTCCGAACAAATTTATGTTCGGAAGGAAATCGTCCATAATCGGCGAGTCGTCGAGGATATGAAAAAGCGGGGAATTCGCTTCATAAGCGAACTAGACGAGGCTCCGGATGGAGCAACGGTGATTTTTTCCGCGCATGGAGTTTCTCCGGCAGTCGTAGAGGATGCTAAACTTAGAAATATGCAGATCGGCGACGCAACCTGTCCTTTAGTGACAAGAGTTCATCGCAAAGCAAGAAGATACAAAGAAGAATACCAGATTATTTACATCGGCCATCAGGGACACGACGAAGCGATCGGAACTATGGGCGAAGCACAGATGTTTCTAGTCGAATCTCCTGAGGATGTGGAAAAGCTCGTTGATAAAATCAATCCGGAAAATCCGATCACCTATCTGATGCAAACGACCCTATCGGTAGCGGATACTCAGCTAATCGTTAAGAAAATCGCCGAATTATTCCCGACAGTCGAGCATCCGACTAAAGACGATATTTGCTACGCTACGACCGAACGCCAGGAAGCTGTCGCGCAAATGATGGATTCAATCGACGCAATGTTGGTTATCGGAGCGGATAATAGTTCCAACTCGTTACGGTTATTGCAATTAGCGCAAAAATCCAAACCGGCGTCGTTTAAAGTCACTTCGGCGGACGACCTAAATAAGGAATATCTGATAAACAATCGAATTAAGACCCTTGGGATTACCGCAGGAGCATCGACTCCACAGATTTTAGTGGATGAGATTATCGATAAGTTGCGTCATTTCTATCCGGAAGTAAGCGTACAACTCTTCCCCGAATCCAGAGAAGACTCGATGAGCTTTAAACTGCCTGCGAAATTACTGAATTAA
- a CDS encoding flagellin → MIINHNISAIFAHRTLKFNSESMTKDIEKLSSGMRINRAGDDASGLAVSEKMRTQVGGLRRAEQNTEDGMSLIQTAEGYLQETHEVVQRIRVLAVQAANGIYSEEDRQQIQVEVSQLIDEIDRIASQAEFNKMKLLTGAFARLNPTASMWFHMGANMHQRERIYIETMNTASLGLRNPTVLTFISLSTAGKANSVIGLADDALRLISKQRADLGAYYNRLEHAAKGLMNAYENIQAAESRIRDTDMAEQMTSFTRYQILTQAATAMLAQANMKPQTVLQLLK, encoded by the coding sequence ATGATTATTAACCACAACATAAGCGCCATTTTCGCTCATAGAACATTGAAGTTCAATAGCGAAAGCATGACTAAAGACATTGAAAAATTGTCTTCCGGTATGCGGATCAACCGTGCAGGTGACGACGCTTCCGGTTTGGCAGTGTCCGAGAAAATGCGGACTCAAGTCGGCGGTTTACGCAGGGCGGAACAAAACACCGAAGACGGTATGTCTCTGATTCAAACGGCGGAAGGGTATCTGCAAGAAACCCATGAAGTCGTTCAAAGGATTCGAGTTCTGGCGGTACAAGCCGCAAACGGAATCTATTCGGAAGAAGACCGTCAACAAATTCAAGTAGAAGTATCTCAGTTGATCGACGAGATCGACAGGATCGCTTCTCAGGCCGAATTCAACAAGATGAAGCTTCTTACGGGAGCTTTCGCTCGTTTGAATCCGACCGCGAGTATGTGGTTCCACATGGGTGCGAATATGCACCAGAGAGAAAGAATATACATCGAAACGATGAACACTGCGTCTTTGGGTCTTAGAAACCCGACCGTGTTGACCTTCATCTCTCTTTCTACGGCGGGAAAAGCCAACTCCGTGATCGGATTGGCGGACGATGCGCTCAGACTGATCTCCAAACAGAGAGCGGATCTGGGGGCTTATTACAACCGTTTGGAACATGCCGCTAAGGGGTTGATGAACGCTTACGAAAACATCCAGGCTGCAGAGTCTCGGATCCGTGACACGGATATGGCTGAACAAATGACCAGCTTTACCCGTTATCAGATCTTGACGCAAGCTGCGACCGCGATGCTCGCTCAAGCGAACATGAAGCCGCAAACCGTGCTGCAGCTATTGAAGTAA